The following is a genomic window from Dama dama isolate Ldn47 chromosome 4, ASM3311817v1, whole genome shotgun sequence.
CTGCATGCACAGAGGAGACCTGAAGAATTCAGATTTACCCTCAGTGGCcgttcattttgttttcttgtctgAATCTCTGCATTTGTTGAAACTTTTGTTTTCTACAGTTTTCCTCCTCAGACAGCATACTGTGCTGTTCGTTCTGACAACCCTTCTTCTGTCATCTGTGGATAATAATAGAGGTATCTATGACCTACTAATAATAAAGAAACCTGTGAGAGAGAATACTTCCCCTCAAGATGTATATCATGATGGCAGGTAACTCGAGTTGGGGGAAGAGAAAACCGAATACCAGTTCCTTCAGTGGACGCCTACTAGCCTTGCAACCCAGATGAACTACTACAAATAAAGGGGAAGGGAGCATGCACAAACAGCACAACTTCCCAGTCTTGGTAATGAGCTAGGAGATCAGAGTTTGACTCCTGCCTATTTCACTTATTAGGTGTGTAATTTTAACCAAGAAAAATCCCTTAAGACATCACTGGGCCTCATTTTGCTTGTCCCCAAAACATGCTGCCATTTAGGCAAACAGAATTCTTATAAACTTGAGTGTCCATAAAGATGCCAGTAATCTATCAATGTGATCTTTTGATAGCTACCCCCTCTTAGTGTTTGTTGGTCTTTGAAAAGCTTTGTGCACTGTTGCAACCATTCTTTGGGTCTCATCTTATTTGAAAACTTCTCCTTGTAGACTTTCCATTTAGAGTCACTTTTTCCCTCCTCAGTTCTTCCCATATCGCTGTGTATAACTCGGTTACTATTTCTTGTCATTACAAGCCTCATGTTATAATCACAGAGAGTGTTTTTTAGTCGAAAGTCATGGGCTTTACGTTTGCAGCCACGTGAATGGACTTAGAGAGTattataccaagtgaagtaagtcagacagagaaggagaaatatcatatgacatctcttatgtgtggaatataaaaagaaatgatacaaatgaagttgcttacaaaacagatacagagtcacagacttagaaaacgaatTTATGGTTGCCTGGAGTAATGTTGGAGGGAAagggtagttagggagtttgggatgggcatgtacacactgctatatttaaatggataaccaacaagtacctactatatagcacagggaactctgctcagtgttatgtttcagcatggatgggaagggagtttggggggagaatggatacagatatgtatatatctccaagtccctttgctgtttgtttgttaattggctataccccaatacaaaatttaaaaaataaataaataaaaggaatataacaattttaaaaagaaagaaaggcatggGCTTTAGTGTCAGACCAACCTAAGTTTAAAGCTAGATGCAAATAACTGTTTACAAGACCATGCTTCAAAAATTAGCTTAGGCAGATTCATGTGCTCATTTTTTTAtacataaaggaaataaataaatttgtaaaatataaagtttataaataaacttttataaataaatcatttggcaatttttgtaaataaatcatTTGGCGATGCCATCTCATATAACTTTCCATATCAGCTACATAGTCCAGTTATTGAGCAGCATGATGCTCAGTGTTCATAGGAGacacatttctctttccttttagatAGACCATCAGATCAGGGGGATTTTAAATGGCATGACCTCTGTAATACTAGCATTGGGTGGGAAATACTGGGACTAGAATATCTTTAATGTCAAAAGTACATCagataaataataacaacaacaaaaattacacCAGGTGATATACAGATGTGTGTTgactaagaagaaaataatgaaaataaacccTGGTACAGATAGAAGAATCATCATAAAGAGCAATAACTACAATGACAATAATACATGCAGCACCATTTGGCCAACTGAGTAACTTTGCAAAGGTGCTTTGTATAGCAAAAAACAAAGTATTGGAAtagaggaaaattttaaaatacattgaaaaCTACATTTCTTGTGAAATATGTTCTACAGTTATTGTCTCCAcagaaacacaatttaaaaaatatctaatcCAACTTCACAATGTTATGCATTTCATTCTAATTTCAGATATTACGGtcattattttgttcttaaatGAAAACCAGCCTTTAAAATCCTTTACCTTCAGTACAATTTCTTTCAAAGTCaggttcagaaaaacaaaaagccatcACTCCAGGTTTTTGGTAGTATGTGATTGTGAGAAGAAAAGTtgcaaatataaatttatttctaaaaacttgaagatatctgtgtatatatatatatatatgtatatatatacatacatatatgtatatatatgtgtatatatatatatactgtgtgtgtatatatatatatattgtctttTGATGTTGATATTCATGTTTAAATTGTGCATTTATATAGCTTTTACATTGATGCCCACTGTTACCTTATTTTTTGACTGACAATGATGGGATTTCAGTCATGCTCAGCCTTTCCAACAGTGCCAGTGATGGGATTTTTGAAATCTTATTACTGGTTGCACTGCCTTGATCTCAGATGGAACTTTCAATCAAAAAGGCAATCAGAAGGTTATACATTCGTGAGATTCCCTGCAAAGCCAGTGATCGCATAATACAACTTGTTGGAAAGGCCTACTTGCCTTCAGTCCTTATGTGGCTATAAAGAGTAATTGGCTACTTAGCTCTCAGCAcctgcttttccttctccaaaatacagCATAGCCCAGAACTCTGTTGGGTCTCAGTGTGGAATCTGGCTGCTCCTAGGAGATTTCCAAGTTTCACGCAGAGACTTGTCTTACTTTAAGCATCTGATTAAGCAAACTCTCCCAAAGACACATTTGGCTCTTTCTAAGCATTCTTGTTTCACTGGTGATGTCAGTAAatctaagttttattttatatacatatgaacACTCACCCACACACTTCTGCAAGACACTTTACTGTAAAGTTTATATCCTAGAAATAGCAATTCTGCATGGCGctgctacccaccccagtattcttgggcttcccttatggctcagctggtaaagaatccgccgcaatgtgggagacctgggttcaatccttgggttgggaagatcccctgaagaagggaaaggctacccactccagtattctggcctggagaattccatggactctatagtccatgggttcgcaaagagtcggacacgacttagtgactttaAATGTAATAAATGGCAATTCTAACACTTGGATTTTATTTCTAGCATGTTTTAATAATCCAATTATTAATATAAACTTTTAAGTCTTATTACAGTActcataaaatattattataaagaaTTGCCTCAATACTCTTTAGTGTACATGTATGGATGTTTAAAAGAAATTTCTACAATTTGATTTGATCAAATAGTGAACAAGGTTGAGGCTGAATTGATCCCATGTGGTGTCTAGTCACCCAGGGATGCCTCAGTTCCCAGGCAGGAACCTTGAATTGTGAAGTAGGCAGCGGGAGATAATTTTGTCTCACTTGGCTTCAACTCACTGGTTCTTCTCCAGTATTTAGAGAACCCTTGAGTGGGATAAATTTaaagaaaggggtgggggggcggaATCTAATGCTTAGAACACAATAACGATCTATAGACACATTAAAATGCCTATGGACTGAATAAgcatttcatttgcaaaataactacacatgtatatgtaaggCATATGTCAGTAGTGCTGCAATAGAAAAACCACACACAGACAAAACTTTGTTGTTCGGATGCTAAGTTGTGACTGATTCTTAGTGACCTCATGAGCTGCGGTACTGCaggtgtccctgtccttcaccatctcctggagtttgttcaaactcatgtcctttgagtcggtggtaccatccaaacatctcatcctctgtcacccccttctcctcctgtcctcaatcttttccagcatcagggtttttccagtgagtcagctctttgactACAGTATTACGGTGACAATATTACAGTGACAAAAAATTCACAGAGACAAAACTAGTCACTTTGGTAtactcaaatcctaaaagtttgAAAACCCCATCAACCTCTTGATGCAGGAAGTTTTAGCTAAAGTAAAGTGACTGCTAAAGTAAAAAGTGCTTTAAGTCAATGTaggagtgtgcgtgtgtgtatatattcttcagacctttatTTAAAGTCATGGTTGCCTGCatgctcgctcagtcatgtttgactctttgagaccccatggactgtagcctgccaggctcctctgtccatgggatttcccaggcaaaaacaccagagtgggttgccatttcctcctccagggtatcttcccaacccagggatagaacccacctctcctgaattgtcaggtggatattttaccactgagccaccctggaagcccATACTTATTTAAATTTGGGGTACTCTAAAAGTGTAGTTCAGCCTTACATGAATATGGTATAATTTACTTGATCCCATATTATAAAACCTTAAACGGGCTTTTAAGCACAAAGAGTCAGCAAAATAGTGGCaaagaaaatcaacaataaaaccacactttctttctctcttcttgggCAAAGTAAATTTTGAGATAAGATTGAACAACCTGTATACCAAATAATATCTCCTGCCCATGAAAATCACCCTATGAAGATTATCTTATTTATTGGCAAGATCCGCAGATATGGATGTTATATTCCTGAAAAATAGTGTAATTTTTGTTAGACACATTTATATGCCTATAACCTATGCCATTTCACTGAAAAGTACACTAGAAATGAGACTAGGATGCAAGAGGTAACTGAAGTAGTAATCTCACCTTGGATTAAAATGTGTGACATCAtcagaatattaatttttattactacTACAACTACTATTAATGATCTACATTTACCGAGTATTTGTTTTTAGTCACTGTGCCAAGTCCTAGTGTATTTGAAAGTCACTTTAGATCATCATTTTGACCTCAAGAAAAAGAGTTCAATAGTCAAAGTGATAAGTACTAAAGATAAACTATTCTCAGGCAAAGAAACTCAGTAAGGGGTCGGTTAAGTTGCTGAGCACTCGGGGGTTGTAAATTCTAAgtgtaatatttaaatatttagttgctcggtcatgtccaactctttgcgaccccatggaatgtagcctgccaggcttctctatccgtggaattctccaggcaagaatactggagtgggttgccatgctcttctccttctggttgggatcttcctaacccagggattgaacccaggtctcccacattgcaggcggattctttaccgtttgagctaccagggaagccctatttaaacattttaaatcaccATGTAGTCAATCCAGAATTTGGTGCCTTTGGATTTCCAGCTAAAACCCTGCTTCTCTCAGGCAACCCCAAGCCAATGACTGAGGTGGCAGGGGAACTGGAGGTTGTTTTTGCCCAATGAGAGAGTCCTCTTATGGGACCCCCTCAGAACTCCCTATTTGTCTGACCAAAGTTTGTCAGGTCTGCATTGCAGTCTAAGGTTCTCTTGCCAAATCTTTCTTCCTAATCTCCTTACTCTGACGTTTTAACATCTGCATCCTTGTCTGAAAAAGTTCCCTGCACAatcctgtttcctttcttttaccTTTTACTCCTACCTCCGCTTTAGCGCTTGTTTCCAGGAGGACCCCAACTAGTGGAGCTGAACTAGCTTTAACATATACCATGTTCCTGCCCATGTTCCTTTAATGTCCCTGTTGGTATCTTCCTGTGTGACCATCACCAAGCCATTTCTCATCTCTGGTTCTTTATAATAAAGACccttaaaataaaaagtgatccAATGTTGAACATTCTAGAATTCTAGTTAGAGTTGATGACTCTGTTATTCAATCTCCATctgattgggaaaaaaaaagtgatgacaACAAaggtatttataaaaatatatttcacaaagTAGGAAACAATACAGGAGTTTCTCTGAATACAATACATGGAGTAAATAAACAATATTGCGTTAAAGCaaagtagaaaattaaaatgatctgCATGTAGTACTTGAGTTTTATCATACATTTTCTACTCCTAAATGGCAGGTTTGCATTACAAATTGAATATGCTCACATCTTCTAGTGTAGTTCTGTTTTGGAGTCTAAGACATTCTGTGCATCATCATGAAGATCAGGGAGAGAAGTgctaaaaacagaagcagtaaaATTATGTACAAATCAGTTCCTGCTCTAAAACAGTGGGGTCAACTTGAAGCATGTTTATTGGGCAGGGCATTATGTAGATATCTAAAAGTCTAGAGTTTAAATATTCACATGAATCAATATACTTTCAGATGTTTGTGCTTGTTGTAAAAACACCAAATACTAGGATtatgaacaaaatagaaaacagtcCAAAAGTTTCTCTGGGAAAATGCTGCTCCTGCCATCACCAGTCACAATAACACTTTCTACTCTAAAGAGACTATTAGCTTCCCTTTGATAATATTGCCTGCCATACTCATCTCATCAAAATGTACATGTATTAAAcattcattgtatatatatttatataaaacaatCTAAAGGATTATTAATGGatataatttagtttttttttcatatagtcCCTTAATCTATAAATTACCAGccttaataaataaaagcattaatggacatcaataaaatatttattttgaggattaaacaaataaattcaCGCGCTAGCAGTAAAACCATCTGCCTCTTATGTAGTCCACTGTGTGACACAGTTTCTCTTTGTGtccttgtgggagaaggtgaactGGAGGGAAAGAGTAATCCTGGTTCCAGAGAACAGGCCCATTCAAATGAGATTTCTCTCCTCCCACCACTGAGCTGGCAGTCCCCACCCTGGAATGGATTACAAACATGAATATTTTAAGGCTCGACACAATATTTAAAGATGCTATTCCGTCTCTGATGAGTGGGGCCAACAATTATGTACAATGTATGGTCAGCGTACCGTATAATCTAGGAGGCCTCCCAAAACTCCAAAAAGTCAGAATGTACAGCAGACCAAGTATTGCTTTATCATTAGTGGAGGGATCCTTACAGGTGAAGGGGAAAAAACCATTTGCATTTATAAAAATCCTCGCAGAAGACACGTATCAGCAGCAAATTTCTTGCAGGTCCATTTTTCTAAGAAAGCacctttttaattttgattttttcctctttatatgCCATTCCTCTAAAGAGGAGCCAGGATCCCAATCTTTGTCTCTGGTGGTCAGGTAAATATCAAATATCCAAAGACTTCTAGACACTCCACATACTTTAATTCACACTCCACAAGATTTATAACCTCCTAacatatacttttttatttttattattaactttttGGTTCAACAGTAAAATGTAGTTGAGTTTATAGATGATTGGTGCTAAACTTGCCTCTAAAACAAATAGCCACATTGGTTGTATCTAAGGGGAGTGACCCTAGAATATTACAGAATGCTCAGGTccctttgatttatttattataatccaCTGTCAAGTTTCTTTGTCACTTTCACCGACAGAGTAGAGTTCTCCCAGTCTCTTAAAGCGGGGACCCCAGTCACTGAGGTAGTCAAAATTCTGGTCCGAGTCTGAGGTGGTGGACTCCAAAGAGCTGAGGGAGCCAGCCACGGACCCTCGGCCTTCATAGCCATAAATCTGAATGGAGTCATATGGCGGGGCTGTGGGGTCGTTATCTGCCTCGTGTAGCCGCACGTTTATAAATTCATCCACATCAACACCGTTCGGCACTGGCGCAAGCCCTTGCCTTGGCATAAACTGCAAATCTGGTTTAATATCTTTACGGGGTAAAAATCCATTAATTCCATCTGGGTTCTGTAAAGTTGCAATGTCAAAAGCCTCTGTgtcttcttcccctcctccctcgtCATCATAGCGAATGATGTTTTCTCTCACATCTTCATCATCTTTGATAATGAGTGGCTCGTTTTTGTGTCGCCGCAGAGTTACAAACAGCACCACGATGACTGtaggaaaaacacaaaataacaaGTAGCCAGACAGACATATAATTTCACAAGTAACACATCGTATATGTTGAGCAAGGGGCATTATTTAAAAACTtatgtttccaatattctgggaggtgggtcatagaggatcctgctgtgatttatgtcagagagtgttttgcctatgttctcctctaggagttttatagtttctggtcttacatttagatctttaatccattttgagtttatttttgtgtatggtgttagaaagtgttccagtttcattcttttacaagtggttgaccagttttcccagcaccacttgttaaagaggttgtctttttttcattgtatattcttgcctcctttgtcaaagataaggtgtccataggtttgtggatttatctctgggctttctattctgttccattgatctatatttctgtctttgtgccagtaccatactgtccagagggattgggtggagagggaggtgggaggggggatcgggatggggaatatatgtaaatccatggctgattcatatcaatgtatggcaaaaaccactacaatactgtaaagtaattagcctccaactaataaaagtaaatggaaaaaaatgcataaacacacacaaaaaaaacttaTGAACATGTACCTTTCATGCATTCATTTGGGAATTAAGTGAAACGTGTTTCTGAAGTATGGGCAGAATTTTGAGTGAATATTATTCTAGGTTGCTTCTATTTATTGACTGGTGATGAAGAAGCTGGGTTAAAAGAACAAGTTTGCATCTATTCATGGTGAAGTCTACATTTACTACCACTGGGAGCCCTGGAGTGAATAACACAAACACAAAACAGCACAGATAGCTTGACTAACTTGCTGTGTGTCTTGGGCAGGTCGTTCAATATTTTTTGACTCTGTGCCTCTCTTCATAAAGAAAAAAGGAGCTGAATAGATCAAATTGagtatgttttgtgtttttctaaTCAGTTCTTCAAGACTGTTTCCAATAAAATAATGTTCATTCACAGACAAAGTGCTATATTAAGGTGAATGTCAGCTTTGAATGGGCAAGTGCTAGCTTTCCTCTACCTGGTAAAGTAGAACTAAAggtggggaaagggagaggaatgcattaaaaaaacaaacaaacaaaaaaaaactagccAGATCAGCCAAATCAAACTTGGGCTAATGACACCAAATGTGGAAGGAAATGATGCTCAATACAAGATACTGGGTGAGCAGAACTGATGTAACCAGGAAGGTAGTAACTGACATAACCTTTTTCCAAGGGCAGGATAAGATGTATGAATAATTTcccttttgtgtgttttcttactgtctaatctcatttttataatTGAATTCTTTAGcagaaaagttacaaaaatttttttttttaaatttgtagtcTTCATCTTAATTTGATTTTAGTGTCAAGAAAACTATCTGAGAAACACAATGCAATTTTGAGGAAaaggtattttttgtttgtttgcttgctttcatCTTATCTCACCAAATTTTGTGATTGGATGGATTCAGCAACCCAACCCATACACTATTAAGATAAAAGAGTATTTTGGCCATATGAAAGCCCCCTCTTGAAGTAAACTGGTGTACATCAGAAGCTCTGTGGGTCTTTTTATATAACAGTTACTGTTGTAACCACATAAAGGTCCATCCCCACTTCCACCACCATTATTCGTAGTTTATCTTTTCACGGGTGATGGAGTTGAAAAAGGCAATGAACATTTCTCTCCAATTGGACATATACTATTACactccttttttccctcttggtGACCTCAAAGCTTGGAGAAGTGGAAaagagtttttcttccaaagaatgtTGACTAGGATTTTCTAGGTCGAGTTAGGGTTTTCTGTCCTTATTTACAGTCATTTATGAACCAGAAAAATGGTGACTATTAGGCTATGAAGAAGTACATACCTAGCAGCAAAATGATGCACGCTAATATGGCGATTAAGGCGCCCATACTGAGTCCAATCGGAAGTACGTAAGCTTCAACATTACAAGACTGGACAACGCCATCACTGCTACAGCCACAGACCCGGATGGTCAGGGTGCTAGTGCTGCTCAGAGGAGGATTCCCACTGTCACTGATTATGATTGGTAAAAGATAGACTTCTTGCTTCTGGCGGTTGAATCCATTATGCTTTGCCAAAATGCTGAGGGAATTAtctggaaaaatgaaaattaaaatagtttGCATCATTTCAAAATGGCTACCTGAATAACACTTGTTTTTCTAGCTCATAAATCCTCTGCACTCTTCATGACAATCCCAACTCCACTGAACCACTCATGCTCtcttcttcttccctcttcccatTTTCCCAATTGGCATGGACCGTACACACCCTAACAGGTTTAATGATGATGGCCTCAGGATAAACTAATGGAGCTTTACCCTCACCTTgtaaatgcaaaggatttctctTGCAAAAATAATCTTCAAGTGTCCTTTTATAGAACACAAATTACCTGAAGTCCCCATAAATAAGTTTAATGTTCTTTATCGTGACAATGAAAACTAGACTATAATTTCACCACATTTGAAAGCCATATTTGAAAAGCTTTGTGTTACAAGATAGACTTTATGACAGTATGGCATACAAAATGTATTGTACACTTGATTCCCACAGGTACCTATTAATATAAAAAGAGTCATTTATGCTCTAGAGCATTTACATTAATATACAACAAAAGTCCAATTTACTGCCAATTGGAGGAGATAtgccacatattttaaaattctgtagagGAGACCTGTAGTGGTTACAcaaataagaattaaatgagaagtCATAGGAGCAGGTGATCCATTTTTCATGTATAAATTATATGGAAATGTATACTGTTTATCTGGAGCAACACTTAAGGACACTTAAGGGCATACTTCAGTTCAAAGTAGAACTGACTAGTGAGAAGTGATTGGTCCCATGGTAGCCCTGTGAATCTCAAAATTTCACCCCAAACTTTTTGTCATTCATCCCtatgccatgaactgtagctatatatgtatatatatgtacacacacacacacacacacacacatatatattattagtctgttttctcatttcaaTTAATGAAATGACATAGGGCTATTCAGATGGGAACACTGATTATTTCATACTGATATtcaagccaaaaacaaataaacgtAACTTTGATCAATGTGTGCAGTACTATTTGGGCAAAATGATTATTTCAGTGggattttttcaaatattgacaAGTTTGCAGACCCCAGAACATTTATCTGCCTCATTGTTGCATTTTAAGGCAAACATTCCAAACCACTGCCGTATAGTTCCTGGTCATAGATGTCCCAGTGATTTCCAGAATACTCAAATACATGAACAGATAGACATTCCACTCAAATGATTTTTATGTAAATGTGTTAAATCTTCTGTACCATGTAGTAcaatgtgctgtgctatgctgtgtttagtcgctcagctgtgtctgactctttgcaaccccacggactgtagcccaccaggttcctctgtccatggggattctccaggcaagagtagtggagtgggttgccatgccctcctccagggatcgaacccaggtctcctgcgttgcaggcagattctttaccatctgagccaccagggaagccaataccAGAATTCAAAAAATGTGACAGACATTCCCTaagataaatgtataaattatattTGTCTTTGCTTTCTTTAAGATATATGCAGACCTACAGTGTCTTGATAGTAAGCagttagagagaaaaaaaaaatctgagttaaCAGTTTTTTTCTAAGTTATTTCTGATTGTGTCTCATTATTTAgtaatttgaaaagtgaaaagagaTCTCTAGTGGAAGTAAGCAATGATATTCCAAATGGTCTAGTTTGGTAATCTTTATTTGCATGACATAGAAGGAAATGCCACTAAGCTAAAAGCAGGAGAACATTATCTTAAAACAGACACCAAATATATAGCTGTGTGTGTTATATTTCCAGAAAGTGTGAGACAAGTTTGAGTACAGTTAATTAGTACAAGGAATATCTGTGGATGATTTCatataccatagttcaaaacagAAGATGGGAATTGTTCTTTGAGATTCAATTAATAAAATTACAATGGAGGCTTTTGTCTTTTTGTGGTTAAcattatttatatgaaaaactATCTTTGCACAGTCTCTCTTTAAACAATCTATAATGATAATTTAGAAACTGCAGCAGGAGTATTACTCATTGCAGAACAAAGCTATCTCCTTTATTACTTAGAAAAGTATTGATGGGTCTTAGACCTAACTCATACTTATTTGTTTCTTTCACTATTCCTGGTATCTGCGTATGTTGCTCTCTttctatataaagaaaattattgatTAAGTAAAGGAAGTCCATGGGTCATTTATGATAACTTTTACCTGCTACCTCCAGGCAAAGTCAATTGCCTATTTGCCTATTAATATTTTTACCATATTTTCAGTTggtatttacatttattattcatTGTTTTATTAGGCCAAATTGAATTGTCATTATTTTACACCCCAAAAAAGCCATTGAATGTTAGCAGTTCCACATACTTCAAATTCAGGTAGTTgaaatacatatttctttt
Proteins encoded in this region:
- the CDH8 gene encoding cadherin-8 isoform X2, with translation MLNLLQVKADNSLSILAKHNGFNRQKQEVYLLPIIISDSGNPPLSSTSTLTIRVCGCSSDGVVQSCNVEAYVLPIGLSMGALIAILACIILLLVIVVLFVTLRRHKNEPLIIKDDEDVRENIIRYDDEGGGEEDTEAFDIATLQNPDGINGFLPRKDIKPDLQFMPRQGLAPVPNGVDVDEFINVRLHEADNDPTAPPYDSIQIYGYEGRGSVAGSLSSLESTTSDSDQNFDYLSDWGPRFKRLGELYSVGESDKET